The DNA segment CCGGACGAAATAGGGAAGCTTGCCGACCCGGTCGATCCAGCTGGCTGACCAACGCGACGCCGGACAACGTGCTTTCTTCCCTTTTGTCCCGTCGTCCCGTtgccaggcggcggcgcgcgctcCGTGCCGCTGCTCCATCGCACCGCACCGAatggcgaggccgccgatgGGGGTGGCCTTTCGGCCCGATACCGATGGGCCTACGTTGCGATCCTGGCCTTCGCATAACACGCGCTGACTGTTGGACGGAACGAAATGCAACGGTGCCGGTCTGGCGACGACCCGGCAGAGTCGGGGAGTGCTTTTTTTTAGCAGGTGACTGTGTGGTTTGTCGCAGGTCTTATCCTGGACGGAGTACACTATGGACGGATCCGTATTTTATTTCCCCCCTGGGTCCCCTTCCCGACCCTCCCGTTTCCCCCACGCCCCGTTCCAAGCGGATGGATACTGGCGGTGGCTCCAGAACGGGAAACACCGGCTGCTTATACGGCACGCATTCGAGAAGGTCGAGATTGGCATTGCGACACCATGTCTTAGTCCATAATTGTACCCAAGCTCCCATCTTGCCGCGGCTCCCCCAAACACGCCCTCGCTTTTTTCTCTCCTCTGCTTCTCCCTAGTAAGAGGGAAACGAGCCATCTGGCTCGTTTTCGTTTTTTCCAAACAGGGCCGCAGTGGAGCGCGCTTGCCTAAAGTATACGTTCACAAGCACATGAACGGGTGATCAAACCTTCCACTTCCGTCCGGTCAGGTACCCTGTGTCGTTTGCTCCTTCCATTTCTCTCCCATGCTCGCACCAAGCATGATAAgtgcgccccgccgccatgtTCCGCCGCTTCCTGAATTCCTGTCTCCAAAAGAGACCAGAGCGACCGCCACCTTCCAAAAATCCGCACACACAAGCGTCGACCGAGACAGCCAACAGTGACGCAACTGCAGTGTCTttctcaccaccaccagagCCATCTCACACGAATTTGGCAACGGAAGACCCACCAGATCGGACCACCATGCCGAGGCTTGGCGGCGTAACGAAGGGAAAGGTGAAGTCAACCGGTCAGCCGGGTGCGGCCGCCAAATCCCGGAAGCCATCCTCCCGAAGACCCCAGCAGCACAAGGCCGCCGGGTCCCGGGAAGAGGAccgcctcctcgcgcagctcaACCAGATGTTCGACGAGCTCCAGGCCGGTACGCTGCTCTCTTTTCTCCTCCTCATTCCCGCCCACCGGCCGCTCACTCGATCGCTGACGCATATCTCCAGACGGTGGTGGCCGTGCCGAGACGGCCAACAGCAGCAATAGCAAACCCCGAAGTGACGCAGACGAACTCGGCTACGACGCCATCATGAGCTACCTCGCGCGGCTGGGCATCCAGCCCGAGCaccgcggcgcgctcgtgCTGTTGGACATTGTGCGCGCCGACTCGCCCTTCGCCATCAGCCGCGCGGGATTcgtcggcggctgggcgCAGGCCATGCGCAGcaccgccgagctgctcccACAGCAACCAGCGCACGACAACACCGACACCCCCGCTATGGCCGACACCGActcggctgccgccgcagacGACGCCCGCtgggcgcagcagcgcgcgctgGTGCGCGCCCGCGTCGaccgcctggccgccgacccggcctACTTCGCGCACGTGTACGAGCTGGCCTTCCGACTGGGCCGCGGCGACGCGCCGGcccacgcccacgccgcgctgccgatGGACGTTGCTGTTGGGTTTTGGGAGGCGCTGTACGGCTatagcagcagcagcggtggCGGTAGCAGTAGCGGCGGAGGCGTTGATGGTGGCAACGGTGGGGGTTTTGACTTCTTTGCGGCCTGGCGGGCATTTCTCGGGGAGCAGTtcggtgtcggcggcgcggagggcGACGGTAATCCGGAGGGTAATGATAACGGCGGCGGACAACCCCGGTATAAGGGGGTCGTGACGAGGGATCTGTGGAACCAGACGCGGCGGTTCGCGGCCAAGACCACGGAGGACGGCACGCTCGGCTTCTGGTCCGAGGACCAGGCCTGGCCGCGGCTCATCGACGAGTTTGTTGTCTGGTGCCGCGACACGGGAGTCGTTGCGGCCCCGGAGGGCAGGGGCAAGGGGGAGGGGCAGcacgaggaggaggttgacGATTACTGATGGGGCTGTGGTGGAGAAGACGTGTCTGTTTTGTTGCCACTGTGGCTGGCCCTGGCATGATTTATCTTGCGAGGTGAACCAAGCAGGCCCCAGGGATAGGGGCGAGGTCTACATATTTCTTTTGGAGCGACTCTTTTGGGCGTGGCGGGACGGAGTCTGGCACACATAAACTTGCATGGGCTctgcttcggcggcgggaaTGGGCGGTGCATTTGCTGGGCTGTCTGGGTGTTTACAGGAGCTACACGGTAGACCAGCGAGAGGCTGCGGAAACGGGGGTACGGATTACACTTGCGCAACAGTTAGTTTGGGTCTGATCCGGCGTGCTctgttgccgccggcggaatGCTACAGCCCGTTAGCATGACAGCATGTTGTTCAGGGGCGCAGTGGTGCAATGGAAACGCCCGATCAACAAGACATGGTCGCCTTGAGCTCAGCTGCCTCGCGTTTCGCAGCTCATAACTTGAGGCTCTGGGGGAGACAAAACGGCCCCGAGAACATGGGGGACGGCTTGCGTCTTCTCCCCAGCATGTGTGACAGCCCTTCGGGGTGCCGGCCCGGAGTTGGGCCCATTGCTGTTGTCCAAGTCGGCAGAACTTGCTTTTGATGTGCATGCGAGAGCTCGGATTACCGTGTGATGCAGCGTATGGTATtccgtcgacgccgaggcctcGTTCAAAGCCCGGCAAGCACCATCTCGGTTTAAGCAGGTCTATGGTATGTAATGCACACATACAAGCCATGTATCGTACAACCCTCGCGCCTActcgtggtggtggcgagCAGGCTTCCCCTCCGGCCCCTCAAGCATGGCCTCGCGGTCCCTGACCCATGATTTCCTCCAGTCGCTCTTCTAAGCCCGGCTCAGCTCAGCTGGCGAAGAGCGCCGTCCCGCCGCTTGTCCTGTATCTATCCCTTATCATATCGAGTGCTGAGCACTCCCAAGTCCCCAAATCAAAATCCCGCCCAGCCGTCGGCCCATATGTATTGCGCACCCCGATCCGCCCCAAGCAATCAATCCACCACCTCACTCCATCGACCGCCACTTGACAGGGCCGAACTTGCTGAGGGTCTCGAgcttgccgtcgccgagcttgacgccgccggcgcgcagcacgcgGGGGTCGACATCGAGGGCGTCGCGCACCGCCTTGTGCGTGGCAATGCTGGCGTCGTAGCGCAGCACGAAGTAGTGGCCCCGCGAGTGCCGCTTCTGGTTGTGCGAGATGGTGCGCGGCAGGTGGAAGACGCCCCAGTTGGCCACGTCGCGGATCACGCCGCCCTGGCGCAGGATGATCTGGCCCGCCGTGAGGACGATCCTGTGGTGGGAGCAAGGAAAAAAGTGGTCGGTTAGATCCATGGTGTCGTCACATCTTGACATGTGGACGGGGCGGGGGATGTATATGGAGAAGGGCGAAAAAAGACGCACTCTTTCACCTCGGACAGCTTGCCCACGCGGACCTGCATCGCGTTCATCGTACCCGGCGTGTTAGCGTGCGTGCGATGTAGACAGTCAGACAGAACGGGGAACAGCAGGAATTACGCACAATGCCAATCGTCTCGTACAGCATCTTGGTGTGGTCGGCAACGATGCGGGTGTTCGTGCCGTTGCTGCCGCGTAGCGAGGAGAAGTCGTTCGAGGTCGTCTTGCTACACTTGACAATCGCAACAGGCCGGGGAACGCCGGCGCGATAGAAGCCGGAGCCCGCCCTGGAAATTTTGGCGACAATGTTCCGGGATTCTGCCGGACTCCGCGAGTTGAGGTCCACACCGCCCGCCTTTCTCGGTCCCTTGCCAAGACTCCATGACTGCCCCTGAGGGGCGCCCCTGCTCAGCCTCTGGAAGAGTGCCAGGCAAACCGCAGCGCTCGTGAACGTGGAATTGACGAACTGAGTCTTGCCACCTGGGAAACCAGCTCACAACCCAGAAAGAGCAATGAATGGCACATCGCATTAACTGGAGTAATATCGGTGCGATCCTTACTAATTACACCAGACTACAAAGATGGTACATACTAACTCTGCGCGAGAAatagaaaaagaaaaaaaaatagaCTGCTGCCTCAGCTCCCCTGAAATCTTGCACATCCGGTCGCCCGAGTCTGATGTCAAGGGAAAAAGACAAACAACCCCTTTCGCTTCTGCAATCTCTCTTTGAGAACCCCGACGCAAAGCAGGCAACGGAAACCGTACGTGCTGCTGACAAGCGGGCTCCAGTGTCTTCCCAACGCCGGACCCCCTTCCACCTTGATAATAACCATGCCACAAAAGGAGACGAATACTGGCGGAAACAAAACACaacaaaaagaaaaaggcTGTGTGCAATGTCAATGCCCAACGTTGCTGGACTTGGACCCGTCCATCTGCATGGGCTGGCCTCCCCGCATCCCGTGTGGCGTGGCCAGTCGTTCTAATCCGATGCCCGAGCAAGCAAGCCGGGCTAGTTAATTCgagtcgccggcggcgagcgtcTCCGGGTTCATCGAATTCCATTTGAGGTCGATCCACTCGCTGCATCGCCCGAACCCCCTCGTCAGCAACCGCATTGAATTCAGGGGGGGCAAAACGGACCACCACCAGAACGCTCCGACAGGTTCCAGACCGAGAAAAATCCAAAAAATTGAGGGTAGGGTGAaaagggagaaaaaaaaaaaaaaaaaaaattgaAACTGACCTGGTCTTCTCAACCACCCAAACCTGCTTCCGCCGCAGGAAGCTCAGGAACCGCCGCTTGGTGCGCTCGCGCTTGAACTGCGCCATGATGTCGCCGCGCGGGTGCAGGTCGCGCCCGTCGCGGCCGTCCTTGTGCACGATGGCCACCCGGGTGCTGCCCCGGGCGAAGGCGACCTGCAGGATGTCGGACAGCTTGAGGTGGAAGTTGTACGGCTCCTTGAAGACGGACCACTTGACCGGCTTGACCGACCGCAGCACCTGATGCTCGATCAGGTCCGGGTCCTCCGGGTCCACCCAGTGCCAGTACTGCGTCACGCCCACGTTGCTGGCGAACGTGCGTGTCTTGACCTGGTGCAGCCGCCTGTCCCGGTTTAAAAAGGTCAGTTATCTCTCTACTCACTTTCGATCGGGACGTTTTGGGGGGGTGGCTGCTTGGGCGCAAAGAAGCAGTTCCCCCGTGAAAGGGGGGTAGCTAAAAAGCAACTACACGCCGTGAATGACAAGAGAAGGAACCACACGTGGTCTGAACGTACCAGTCGATCGGGTGTAGCCTGTCACGGCTGATCGAGTCGGTCGACGTGTAGCCGTCGTAGGCGAGCTTTTCTTCCATGGCGCGCTCCTGCGCTGCCGTCCACTGCGACGACGGATGATCGGTTGACTTCCGCGAATTCCTGTACATCGCCGACACGTCCCAGGCGAGGTCTCCTTCGGTCGCGCGCTcctgcgccgctgccgttgaccgtgacggcgccgggctggggAGCACAATGCGCGGCTTCTTCTGCACCGCCGACgtcagctcgccgccggacTGCCCCTGGCTTGTCGTAatcttgatcttcttaggcTTGGGTTGGGGCGTCAACCCTGCAGCTGGCGCTCCTGCCAGTGCTGCCGATGACCCTGACGACGCCTTAATCTTGCTCGGCGTTGACTGAGGCGTCGCGTGCGGCTCCTTGCGCTTCAgcgaccgcggcgccgactTCTTCCCACTGCTCTTGGGGTTTGCCGAGTCGTCCTTCTTCGTCGCCCCCGCAGGAGggcggccgacgcgggcGAAACCTTTCTTGGCACGGAGCTGCACCAACTTGCCGTCGTGGTAAGCCTTTTCGAGCCAGGCGGCCACGCTGAACTTGTCGCCTCGCTCTAAGGAGACCTCGTGTAGCCGGTGACGTAGCCACTCAGATGGTTTAATGTCAAGGTCCATCTTGGGAAGCTCCTCAAGTAAGAGCTGCGCTAGACGGTAGAGGGTGTCGTAGTGGATCAGTCTAGGGGTAATATACTCCTTGGCGACTAGCTGGTACGGGTGCAGATCACCCTCCTGCAGGAACTTGAGGATAGTTCGGCCTCGCTTCGCGTCCCGATTAGCCAGGTGCTTGTCCGGGTGCGTAGAGCCTGACTGTTCGAGCTGCTCGTACTTGGCCTGGTACTTCTGGCGGATTGGCTCCACGAGCTTCTCGATTGGCTCCCAGTCTGGCTCCCAGTACGGGTGGTCTGGCGTGATTTTGACAAGGGGTACACCGCGCATGAGCGGAGGATCTGTGAacacgacgccgtcgtcgcgaAGGCAGAGCACCTCCTTGTTGATTTCCGGCAGCGGTTCGTCCGCTTGGAAAGAGACATTGGAAGGGGTCGACGGTTGAGCGGCGGGGGTTTTTCGTGTTGTCGGGAGCGATTTGCGCGCTTTCTTGGTTTCCTTGGCACCTTCGCGGTCCTGGCGAGCCGTGACGTCCGCTTGGATGCCGCCTCCCAATTCCCTCGACGGTGTGCCGTTGATGGGAGTGAAGTTGCCGCTCACTGCGCGTGCCTTGTCGGGAGACTTTCCCGGAGTCTCGGCATGCGACTTTGCTGGGTGGCTATGGCGGGAAGTGGGCTGCCGTTGCAAGGCGGCGCCATAGCACCGGCGCTTGTTCCACTCGCAGTTGCCGCAACGGCTGAATTCGGGATCGTCAACCATCACGCAACCCTGGAAGAAGCCGTGGTTGACAGAGCAGTCCGCGCAGGGCCGCTCTTGCAGCTGCCCCGTAGCCTGGATGAACAGGCTCAAGAGTTTGAAGGCCCTCACGTCGACACTCTGAGGGCGGGGGACGGCGTTGAGGTCGTCGATGGTGAACTTCCGATTGGCGCGGATTTGGACTGGCCGTTGGACGTCGCGGAATCCAAGGCGGTCAAAGTAGTAGTTGTGCCCATCAGGGGGTTTCACCCGGCCTATCAAGTCGCCCGAGCCGCCCACGACCTCAATATCGCGCAACGCAACGTTAGGGGTCTCCGGGCTTGACGGGTGGCTTGGCTCTTTGGTGAAAGAGATGGGGACATCCAGGTCAGGAGTCGTGTTGCGGGAGCTCAGCtcggacgatgacgagggAGACGCCCGTACGACGAGAGCAGTCGGCTCAACACGCTCGGGCGGCCCATTGTCATTGTTCAGATCGCCCGCCTCCGGTTCCTCGGCATCCGGCATCTCGGTATCCCCCTCTGCAGGGTTTGAAGTCTGCGTGCCAGGAGCATCAACGCCGCGCGATTCCGCCTTCTGTGCCAAGACGGGCTGCTGGGTGGCCTCGGGAGGGTTAGCTGCATGGTCGCCCGGTGGTGCTTGGCTAAGCGCCTCCGCTTGCCCATCCGCTTGCCCGTCCGCTTGCCCGTCCGCTTGCCCGTCCGCTTGCCCATCAACTTGCCCATCGGCTTGCCCATCAGCTTGCCGCGATTCGACATCGGGTACGCGATCGATCCCCGGCCCTCTCACGTCCTGAGGAAATTCGGGCCCTCCAATCACCGAGATGCCGTCGATCTTATCGTCGTCATCCATAGGCGCCATAGGTGCCACTGGGGCCACAGGTGTCACGGGTGTCACAGGCGCCACAGGTGCTGCAGGTGCCTCAGGTGCCGCAACCTCGGGCTCCGTGACTGGTGGCTGCTCTCCTTCTTGAGTGGACTCCTGAGCAGCCGTTGTGTCCGCCTCCGCGGGCTGAGATCCTTCCGCCTCGGGCTCTCGCGGCGGAAGTTGTTGCGCTTGCTCGTCGACAGCAGGCGGTTCGGGAGCGCCCTCATCGACAGCCTCATCCCGTGGTCGCAGGTCTTCGGCCGCCTTGTCCGCCGCCTGGGGCTCAGGCCCTTGGCGATCATCTGCTGTTTCAGCGCTGGCCTTCTCGATGTCCTCAACCGCAACCGCAGGTTCAGCAATAGCGGTGTCCTCAACCGCAGGCTCAGCAATAGGTTCCTCCTGTGCTGGCTCATTGGCGGGCTGCCCTTCCTCCAGCTCAGCAGGGCGCTCACGCGCGCCTTCTCCGTTGTGGTGGTCCTCGGCGACCTCCCCAACAACCGGGGCCTGCTCGTTATCGATAGGCTGCACTTCACAAACCGCCTTGGGCTCCATCCTATCCTCTGCCACCTCAGCTCCTTCTTGCCTACGAGGCTGCCCATTACCACTAGCAGCAGGTACAGTAGTAGCAGGGACAGTAGTaggagcagcagcatgaTTTGACTTCCCTACCGCGGCCCCCTCCCCTTGCTCCCCCTCCTCGCTGGCTAGATTCTGATACGCCAGCCCGCCCCGGCGGAAGGTGCGGAACCATAGGCGGCGCTCCTCGATCTCCCGGgcgcgctcgcggcggcgctcctcGCGGATGGCCTCGACGTCACGCTCAAGCTTGGTgagctcggcgcggccggcctcgTACTCGTCGCGCAGGGCCTCCAGGCGGCGCACCAGCTCGCGCTGGGCGATATAGTTCTCGATGAGGCGGGCCTTGAGCGCGCGGCTACGCGCGTTGAAGTCGGCCTCCAGCGTCGCGTCCTCCTGCTCGTGGTGCCGTTGCATCGACGTGAAGTAATTgcgctcgatctcgtcccacgggtcctcgtcggcggcgaccgcTGCGGctgtcgacggcgtcgtcgccgtcgccatggTGTCGAGATGGTAGATTGGACAAGAGAGAGACCTGGACTTGGAGTGGGAGAGGGGCAATAGAGAACGAAAATGCGGGTGCTGGTTTGTGTGACAATGAGTGGGTGGCGTTGAAGGTACAGCTTTTGGATAATTGATATAGGGGAAGGTCTGCGATCGGTGGCAATCCGATGCTGCCTAGGTCGGCAAGATGCTGGACATGGGCGATATAGGTGTGATGCCCTCGGTGAGAAACCAAAGTCCTCGTGTCGTGCTGAGCGCGTTGGTCAGTTTTGCCTTCTTTTCTCCGGTTGTCAGAAAATACGAGAGATGCATGGCTGAGGGGGGCAAGGAAATAGTAATCAAAACTGGTGCAGATGGAGCTTAATACGTGGGCTTACTTACGTGGGCAGTCCGTCGCAGCCTAGCTAGCGGCAAGTTCGCGTTGCTTTGAGGGAAAGCGCGACCAGAACTCCGCAGGCAAGGAGAGTTCCCTGGGAAGCATCTGGATCTTGTCAGAGAAGGCCTCGCGATTGGAAAACACGTCGCCGGGCTCTGATCTGGGTGTCCGATCAGAGTAATCCAGCAAACATGGGGTCTCGACTGCGTGTGATGGCGATCGCTAGGGATAATATTGGCTAACGCGAGGGGGGGCAGTGGCGCGCCTCGAGCCTCTGGCTAGCACGATCGCGTCAAACGTGGCCGCTTCTTTGATTCGACTGGAAAGTATCCAGGTGCGCAATCAAATGAGCGAGCACTCAAGCCCAAACCAAAAGACTGGCAGTGCTGAACCTATCCAGACGTACCTAGGTCACCACAGCGTAGCTGCCCATGCGGCCTCGCGTGGAAGTGGGTTTGAAATGTTTCAGGTTCTCGCTTGGCAGGATTGCTCTGCACGCGATCATCAATCGAGGACGGCGCGCCGGTcaagtacctaggtagtgtGATTCCACAGATAGGAGGGCGGAGGGGAATGGGGAGAAATTCCACAGATGGCGTCAAAAGTTCTGCGCGTGCACGCGCTAACTGATAaactagtgtagtgtatggAAGAGGAACTGACTGGGCTAGAGGGAAAGTGCTCCAGGGCTGAGATGCAAGTGGTCCGAAATGATCCGGTGGATCGGACGGTCGGTCTATTTGCAGCCCACACCACCGCCTAGATTGCCTCTCTCAGCCAGGTGGAAGGAGCTCGACATGGAAAAGCAAGGACCCTAAAATGAGCTCGGCACAGGATCTCTTGGGTTCCATGGGAATAATGGCACAGAGATATCAGTTTCGCCGAGACCAACTAGGAATGCCCAGAAAGCTTGGCCCGAGAGCAACGAGCCAGCAACCAACAAAGGATTCTTCCCTTCATTTTTTGTTTTGTGTTCTTGTTGGTTGCACAGACATAGGTCACAGATACCTCATGCTGCACAGGAACAGGAGTGTGGACCATGCACGGAAAATAAATAGGAGTGCATCCCCAATGCGGAGCCACAAACGAATCAAAGTCAAACCCGCTGCTTTCTGCCACCGGCTCGCTCAGATGTCGTCGAACTGCCGGCACCAGTGAGGATATTAAAAGTAGGCTAACTAATCCGCCGCGTATATGGCTGTAGGATGCACAACTAGGAGATGCACGCAAAGCAGTATTCACCATGCCCCAGGTTTTCATACCTCGCCAGCACCACGGCTCGCTGAACCCCATCCATTTCAAAGCCGCCCAACCCAGAACCGAGCCAACGCCAGAAAGGAAGCAGCCAACGCGCCGATGCTTGGTGAAAcaagaaagaaagaaagagagaaCGTCATCACATCCATGCATCGCATCGCATCGCGTCGCGTCGCATTCCTGCCACGGCCAACAGAATCTGCGGCACAGTGTTCGGCCCCCAACTCGTTTCCAAGCAAGCGGTTATCTCCAAGGGCCAAGTGAAGCAGGGTTGTGCTCGACGCGGGGTCATCAGTACCGCGAATGCCTGTGCGGACTCGGCGAGTACGAGTTATCGTACGCGGTCGAATGGCCAAAGGGGTCGTCGTTGTAGACGGTGGCGCGGCGGTCCTCCTCGGGCAGCAGGTCCTTGACCTCCCAATTGTTCAAGCGCGTGCCGACCGAGAACTCCAGGTCCTCCTTAGTGATCGAGTCCCAGTACTTGTACACCATCATGACCGCGAGCAGGTTGCACGTGGTGGCGAAGAAAAGCCCGTCCAGGTAGTGGCTAACAGCGTTGCAGAtgggcgtgctggccgcgTACAGGATCACCTGGCCGACGACAAAGAAGAAGACGCCGAAGGCGATGTCGCCCAGCGGCCAGCGGTCCTGCAGCGTGCGCGTCACCAGCAAGATCTGCAGCACCACGTATACCAGCAGCTGCACCGCGTTGAGCAGGTACAGCACCACGAAGAGACCGACCTGGTTGGTCGGGCCCAGGCCAGCCCACGACATGAAGGTCGCCAGCGCAACGAGGAACGAGAtgacgaaggcggcggccgagcagagCCGCAGCATCCAAAGCGAGAGCGGCGTGCCATCCTCGTACAGCTGGAAGCCGACGAAGCCGTTGACCAGCAGGCACGTCACCAGGGCCGACGTCAGCCCAGCCTGTACGGCGACAAAGTACGGGTAGGGCGCAGACCCGGGTGGTATTACGCCGGCGTCGATGCAGAGCGACAGGAAGGTGAGGAGCATGTAGAGGTAGAAGAATGTCGTGATTTCCTTGCGGCCTGCGGAACTTCACATCAGCAAATGCTCCTTCCCAAGCGCCTCTCCCTGTTGTCGTGCGGCTGCCTTACCGACTGCCGTAAACTTGCCGCGCACATGCAGGACCATGAAGACGGTCATGACAAGCGCGATTATGTGCATGGCGCTCGTGGCGCCCTGGAAGATGATGGTATTTGCCAGCTCAATGTTGCGCGCGTAGCAGTCTGGCTCTATCCCCACGCCGCTGGCGATCGACGTTATCGGGCCTATTGAGGAGCAGaggggcagcggcgccaTGTGGCAGATGCTGGTGAAGTCGCCGAAGCCCATGGTTGCCGAGTGGGAGGCCGGTCGGGCCCCTCCGTCGAGGTGTTCGTCAAGGAGTTGTGGGGAAACAGCGGGATTCGTGACGGTCGGCCGGACTCGAGAACGGTGTCGCTGCGGCCCCGTCGAGGGATGGGGGAATGGGAGGTCGGTCGAAGATGGAGCTCGGGTCTCGTTCTGGCAGTGCAGTAGGAATAAAGATGGGGGAGGGCGCGCAGAATCGGGATCGTCTCAGGGATTATTAGTCGGTCCGCCGTCGATGTCAGGCAAGCGCGATCGGACACTCGGGTCGGAGGGAGAGGGGGTTGCGTCGTTTGCGGAAAAAACCAGAAAATAAGTGTTACTGAGCGAGGGTGGTGTGGGAGAACGAAAGTGGGTGATACATCAACGAGCGGATTTAGAAAGACTTCGTCATGACTGGAGCTTGCGGGTATGTGGCCATGCCAGCCCTGCGGTTGCTCCGCCGTTGCTGTCGGTGGTTGCGCTGGGCGAAGCGTGGGCGACGAAGGGACTGCGTTGGTTGCTGTCGGAAAAGGAGAACAGCCCAGCGAAGACTCCCGCCTGATTTGCCTGGGTTGCCAGGGATTCCGAGCGCCCCACTTCCCTGACTTCGAATGTGTCTCGCCTAAATGGCCTGATGCGGCAtggccggccgccaccgGATTGGCTTGATTGATTATTGAATTTTGCGGATGCAGCCTGGAAAGCTCGCTGCTTCCAAGTTCGGGCCATTGGACCATCCAGAAAATGGCAAACTGCTGTCTGTTCGAGCAGGTTCACGTCTCACTCGGTTCGTTATTTGAAGCTCTCTAGCTTCTATTTGCAAGTTCCTCACGGTAATCTAGGCCCCTTCCGCTGCTGAAAAGACGCGCAGGAGGTGGTCCGACGATCAGCTGGGAACCCACCCCATGATGAACTTCACTGACATTGCCATGCACGAGACCAACTACTGCAGGTCTGCAAACTGGAATTGCTTCAATCCCGTCCCGCGCCGGATGCGCCCCGCTGGCCCAGGTCATGAAGATTGCCGTCAACGGGTACGGCTGTACCGTGGATCAGGGTTGGAAGGGATGGGAAACGATGAACCTGAGAGGATGCCGAGTCAAACACAAATCTCGACTTGCACGGGAAGTCTTCGCCGCTGGTAACGTATATATGCCGGATGAGCGGCGCAAGGTGCTGTCTGAAATGTTCCTTCAGTTCATCCACACCGGAGAATGTGGGTTGTATCGGCTCCGTCTAGTCACGAAGTCGGCCTTCGCCTACCACAGAGATTAACAAGAGAACGCACACTCGCCCTTGTCACTGTTCCAGTTTCAGTCCAGCACCTCGACCTTTTGACTAGATGTTCTAAAAGTGTGTGGCTCAGTGCCAGCGCAAGATCTGGCAAATAGTACTCCTGTGGCACTGCCGGGCCGTTTATGCTGCGGCGTCGCCCGACTGGGCTGCGTATGCATCCCCCCAAGACGTTTCTCTGGGCAGCAAGGCTCGGCGGCTATGTCAAGTATGTGGGA comes from the Thermothielavioides terrestris NRRL 8126 chromosome 4, complete sequence genome and includes:
- a CDS encoding mitochondrial 37S ribosomal protein YmS16, with the translated sequence MLYETIGIVRVGKLSEVKEIVLTAGQIILRQGGVIRDVANWGVFHLPRTISHNQKRHSRGHYFVLRYDASIATHKAVRDALDVDPRVLRAGGVKLGDGKLETLSKFGPVKWRSME